A portion of the Marinobacter alexandrii genome contains these proteins:
- a CDS encoding NFACT RNA binding domain-containing protein, with product MFHNYFFLKRLAPELEKELLGLSLLECFSQNKDELILTFGSSTREFHIRANLDPNVSLLSFPEEFARAGKNSVDLFPKLLDKTVRQVSVFQYERSFKIDFGDEALIFKMHSRRANILHSRNNDVINIFRKNLSADIEISPTDLNKDIEISQEQFIAAKHNPIELIPALGKEIKVHLEQAEFHNQPDQNKWSLFALLLQQLDDNPIFLHEGPSISLVKLSDEKTQSAIAAANWLYNKTVRSFYFEKEKSDGINKLKQRIKKSENYLSKTKSKLHQVENARSPEEIANILMANLNSLQTGLSKTVLHDFYTDQPIEIKLNRELSPQKNAENLYRKSKNRHQEIDALKENIDAKENLIEKLSRQILHIQDIDGTKELRKYLKDHGLIQKEKVKLDNLPYHEFEVDGWQILLGRNAKANDELTLKVANKNDLWLHAKDVAGSHVVVKQRPGQNFPNYIIEKAAALAAANSKRKSDTLCPVIYTQKKFVRKMKGSPAGQVIVEKEEVMMVEPSSI from the coding sequence ATGTTTCACAACTATTTCTTCTTGAAACGTCTGGCCCCAGAACTTGAAAAAGAGCTTCTTGGATTATCTCTTCTAGAATGCTTTTCGCAAAATAAAGATGAGCTAATTCTAACTTTTGGTAGTAGTACAAGAGAATTTCATATCAGAGCAAATTTGGATCCCAATGTCTCGCTGCTGTCCTTTCCTGAAGAATTTGCTCGCGCGGGTAAAAACAGTGTAGATCTCTTTCCGAAATTGCTAGATAAAACTGTCAGGCAAGTATCTGTTTTTCAATACGAAAGATCTTTTAAAATCGATTTTGGTGATGAGGCTCTGATCTTTAAGATGCATTCGAGAAGAGCAAACATTCTTCACTCCAGAAACAATGATGTTATTAACATCTTTAGAAAAAATCTAAGTGCCGATATTGAAATAAGTCCTACTGACCTAAACAAGGATATTGAAATCTCGCAAGAGCAATTTATTGCAGCTAAGCATAATCCTATTGAATTAATTCCTGCTTTAGGAAAAGAAATAAAGGTTCATTTGGAACAAGCTGAGTTTCATAATCAACCCGATCAAAACAAATGGAGTTTGTTTGCTCTTCTGCTACAACAATTAGATGATAATCCAATCTTTTTACATGAAGGACCATCCATCAGTCTAGTGAAGCTAAGTGATGAAAAAACACAAAGTGCAATTGCCGCAGCGAACTGGCTTTACAACAAAACCGTTCGTAGTTTCTACTTTGAAAAGGAGAAATCCGATGGGATAAATAAGCTTAAGCAGCGAATCAAAAAATCCGAAAACTACCTATCTAAGACAAAAAGCAAATTACATCAAGTAGAGAATGCCAGAAGCCCAGAAGAGATAGCAAATATCTTAATGGCTAATCTTAATAGTTTACAAACCGGCCTCTCTAAAACAGTACTCCACGACTTCTATACAGATCAGCCAATTGAAATAAAGCTCAATAGAGAACTTAGCCCTCAAAAGAATGCTGAAAATCTTTATCGAAAATCAAAAAATAGACATCAGGAAATAGATGCATTGAAAGAAAATATTGACGCCAAAGAAAACCTCATTGAAAAACTAAGCAGGCAGATTCTACATATTCAAGATATAGATGGCACAAAAGAGCTCAGGAAGTACCTAAAAGATCATGGCTTGATTCAAAAAGAAAAGGTCAAATTAGACAACCTACCCTACCATGAATTTGAAGTAGACGGATGGCAGATTCTTCTCGGCAGAAACGCAAAAGCCAATGATGAACTCACCCTAAAAGTCGCCAACAAGAATGATCTCTGGCTACATGCAAAAGATGTTGCTGGCTCTCATGTCGTTGTTAAGCAAAGACCTGGGCAGAACTTCCCCAATTACATTATTGAAAAAGCAGCAGCATTGGCGGCCGCTAATTCGAAGCGCAAGAGTGACACTCTTTGCCCTGTCATTTACACTCAAAAAAAGTTTGTTCGGAAGATGAAAGGCTCTCCAGCAGGTCAAGTAATTGTAGAGAAAGAAGAAGTGATGATGGTTGAACCATCAAGCATCTAA
- a CDS encoding YwbE family protein, translating to MTDGTQRSEIKIGSEVEVVQKHHQRSGELTEGIVRKILTKSPNHPHGIKVMLEDGIVGRVKKVIHS from the coding sequence ATGACAGACGGAACGCAAAGGAGTGAAATTAAGATCGGTTCTGAAGTAGAAGTTGTTCAAAAGCATCACCAACGATCAGGAGAGCTTACAGAAGGAATTGTAAGAAAAATACTTACAAAGTCCCCAAATCACCCACATGGAATAAAAGTGATGCTGGAAGATGGAATTGTAGGTAGAGTCAAGAAAGTAATTCACTCTTAG